One window of the Archangium primigenium genome contains the following:
- a CDS encoding 5'-nucleotidase: MLDAGNALFKTTFAGGDPQEKARAQLLLEEMDALGTTAMAVGARDLILGADFLRAFQKKGKMKLLSANLVDGAGKRLFDASTVVSVGGVKFGIVGVSPSGPVPRQDGLTGQPALPAVLAEARRLREKDKVDVVVVLAALPSLEASTLSLQSGKALDLILQSHDGRVSTLAQRDDYALFMTAGDRGRQLARAQLTVQGPRGPFVDLSQQDRAQQSLKIVEDNLAQARKSLAAARDASVQATWRETIAGLEQRKKELGPMSVPGGAKAGERAIRFSYVPLGSDIPDDPDIKARVERIEPPGSASH, encoded by the coding sequence GTGCTGGATGCCGGAAACGCTCTGTTCAAGACGACCTTCGCGGGGGGAGACCCCCAGGAGAAGGCGCGGGCGCAGCTGTTGCTCGAGGAGATGGACGCCTTGGGGACCACGGCCATGGCCGTGGGCGCCCGGGATCTGATCCTGGGCGCGGACTTCCTGCGCGCCTTCCAGAAGAAGGGGAAGATGAAGCTCCTGTCCGCCAACCTCGTGGATGGCGCGGGCAAGCGGCTCTTCGACGCGTCCACGGTGGTGAGCGTGGGCGGGGTGAAGTTCGGCATCGTGGGCGTGTCGCCCTCGGGGCCCGTGCCGCGCCAGGACGGGCTGACGGGCCAGCCCGCGCTGCCCGCGGTGCTCGCCGAGGCCCGCCGCCTGCGCGAGAAGGACAAGGTGGACGTGGTGGTGGTGCTCGCGGCCCTGCCGTCCCTGGAGGCCTCCACGCTGTCGCTCCAGTCCGGCAAGGCGCTGGACCTCATCCTGCAATCCCATGACGGGCGCGTGTCCACGCTCGCCCAGCGGGACGACTACGCCCTGTTCATGACGGCGGGGGATCGGGGGCGGCAGCTCGCCCGGGCGCAGCTCACCGTGCAAGGCCCCCGCGGGCCCTTCGTGGACCTGTCCCAGCAGGATCGCGCCCAACAGAGCCTGAAGATTGTCGAGGACAACCTCGCGCAGGCCCGCAAGAGCCTCGCCGCCGCCCGCGATGCGTCGGTCCAGGCCACCTGGAGGGAGACCATCGCCGGTCTGGAGCAGCGCAAGAAGGAGCTCGGCCCCATGTCCGTGCCAGGGGGCGCCAAGGCAGGCGAGCGGGCGATCCGCTTCTCGTATGTCCCCCTGGGGAGTGACATTCCCGACGATCCGGATATCAAAGCACGGGTGGAGCGAATCGAACCGCCGGGGTCCGCATCTCATTAG
- the rpmE gene encoding 50S ribosomal protein L31, with protein MKADLHPMYPPSRITCACGSVVETKSTRGSFAVEVCSNCHPFFTGKYKLLDTAGRVDKFRKKYGAKAAIGGLAAAAGEAEKAEAEKAAKQ; from the coding sequence ATGAAGGCCGATCTGCACCCGATGTACCCGCCCTCCCGCATCACCTGTGCGTGTGGGAGCGTCGTCGAGACCAAGTCCACGCGCGGCTCGTTCGCCGTGGAAGTCTGCTCGAACTGCCACCCCTTCTTCACGGGCAAGTACAAGCTGCTCGACACCGCGGGCCGCGTGGACAAGTTCCGCAAGAAGTACGGCGCCAAGGCCGCCATCGGCGGTCTGGCCGCCGCGGCGGGCGAGGCCGAGAAGGCCGAGGCCGAGA